A genome region from Trachemys scripta elegans isolate TJP31775 chromosome 2, CAS_Tse_1.0, whole genome shotgun sequence includes the following:
- the FAM8A1 gene encoding protein FAM8A1 codes for MAEVAAAPGEPEPEPEAAAGEGSEAKALSAGEYARRVHQWLWDSYCGYWSWQSSLPALLAAAAAPYGSPGPPAAPGCPPPPAYYAPCYLLAAPAAPGSRAPPAWPGAARLAAVPRPGPAASSAPRESGRPAGREYIIPSLAHRFIAEMVDFFILFFIKATIVLSIMHLSGIKDISKFAMHYIIEEIDEDTSMEDLQKMMIVALIYRLLVCFYEIICIWGAGGATPGKFLLGLRVVTCDTSVLIAPNRVLVIPSSNVSITTSTIRALIKNFSIASFFPAFITLLFFQHNRTAYDIVAGTIVVRRNGVR; via the exons ATGGCGGAGGTCGCGGCAGCCCCGGGCGAGCCCGAGCCCGAGCCCGAGGCGGCGGCGGGCGAGGGCTCCGAGGCCAAGGCGCTGAGCGCGGGGGAGTACGCGCGGCGCGTGCACCAGTGGCTCTGGGACTCGTACTGCGGCTACTGGAGCTGGCAGAGCAGCCTCCCCGCGCTcctcgccgccgccgccgccccctacggCAGCCCGGGCCCGCCCGCCGCCCCCGgctgccccccgccgcccgcaTACTACGCCCCCTGCTACCTCCTCGCCGCCCCCGCCGCGCCGGGATCCCGCGCGCCGCCCGCCTGGCCCGGAGCCGCGCGCCTGGCCGCGGTGCCCAGGCCCGGCCCCGCCGCCAGCAGCGCCCCGAGGGAGAGCGGCCGGCCGGCAG GTCGGGAATACATTATCCCATCCTTGGCACACAGGTTTATAGCAGAGATGGTGgatttctttattcttttctttataaAGGCAACCATTGTCTTAAGTATTATGCATCTCAGTGGAATAAA GGACATTTCCAAGTTTGCTATGCATTATATAATAGAAGAAATAGATGAAGACACATCCATGGAAGACTTGCAGAAAATGATGATAGTGGCCCTTATCTACAGGTTGTTAGTCTGCTTCTATGAG ATTATCTGTATTTGGGGAGCTGGTGGGGCAACCCCAGGGAAGTTTCTGCTTGGACTTCGAGTTGTGACATGTGATACATCTGTACTTATTGCACCAAATCGTGTGTTAGTGATTCCATCCTCTAATGTTAGCATAACAAC GTCTACAATACGAGCCTTGATCAAGAATTTTTCTATTGCTTCCTTTTTTCCTGCATTCATTACGCTGCTATTTTTTCAGCATAACAGAACAGCCTATGACATTGTAGCAGGAACTATTGTGGTAAGAAGAAATGGAGTAAGATGA